A stretch of DNA from Nerophis ophidion isolate RoL-2023_Sa linkage group LG18, RoL_Noph_v1.0, whole genome shotgun sequence:
tattttgtacatatgtagcatcatctacaaagatacaaagaaatgctattgcgacatccagtggacacatttagaacagcagtttctttctgtaaaaaatttcaggttaatttttatactttgcaaaatCATCCcttgggccgtatgtttgacacctctggtctaTACCCAGGGGCATCCAAAGTGGGGCCTGGGGACCATTGGCCCACGACACATTCTAAAGGCAAAATAAACATCCAGGAGTAGAACACTACATTAAAAAATCAGAATAGGCAATTTCGGGAGATGCTGAAATGCGCAAGccaaccttagcatgctaacataagcattTAACAATTGGCATGTATCAAGATATACAACTGCGAAACATATggatgcaaaatcaactttaaaaaaaaaagttatcatgttaatagttagcatgtatcaagtaccaaggtATACGACTACAAAGCATATGGATAGACAATCAGCTAATAAATAAAGTTATGATAACAGTTAccacgtgtcaagtaccaaggtatGTGACTACAAAGCGCATGGATgaaaaattagtttaaaaaaaaaaaaagttggcatgctaacagttagcatgtatcaagtaccaagttaaatgGTTATGAACATACAGACCTACTTGATCTTCATCAGTGGGATCCGGTCACGTCCCAGTTCCCACATAAAACCTGTCCTAGTTTCACATTGCACTTGAAAGACAAGGAAACCCAAAACCAGCTGACACATTTTCACACCGCTCACTCACGCTTCTGTGTCATCTTCATCATGGTCGACTTTGCCGCCATCATCATCCAACAGGTGATCAGTCCATGGTGACCCCAAATATGCGGGCTGTTGTATCAGTTCCTCGTCTTTTTGTCACATTCTCAAGGCATTAAACCGTCCTTAACCGGACCATTCAGGTGGTCTCATCTGAGCAAGCTTCATCCATCCATGCTTAGACCAGATAGGACAGCAccagtctgagaggatggtgcggGATCCTCGTATTCCTCCTCAATGGCAGGGGTCCTCACAGTCTTCCAGGCCCAGGacccccaaactgatggagaTGGGAAGAAGACTCCCTATTTCAaggatgtccaaagtgtggcccgcagctcAAGTTCTGTTGGCCTACACCCCACGTGTCAAACTCAGCTAAGACAATAATGTATGTTTTGTAAATAAACTGTATATTTTAGAATTTCAAAATACAGTTTCACtattttagtcatcatttttgcgcaaaaaaaaaacttctctatgactttagctccatgTCCATGGATTAGTGGAGCTCAAAGTGCGTCATTGTACTTTTCCTTGTCCAGGATCGGAAATGAGTCATTTGCTAGTTTTCGGGTATGCGTCTTAGGTCAGGTgtcaaaaaaacaataacaacgtACGTTTTCTGCAAAGCTCATCAGGGTGAGGGTGTGACACCCTGGTCTGGTTCAGTCCAAGGTTCTTGTCTTAGTGCAAACACACGTGTGTCCTGGTAATCTGACCCCCAAGCGCATTGTCACTAACAAGGTCACGCCACCCACTCGCACCCTGGTCAGGTCAGTGGGCGAGGTCCGGGTGTTTTAGGATATAATGCGTGAGTGGGTCCGGAGTCACGGCATCTCTCCAGAAGACGCGTCAAAGATTCGGTGAGTGACTGCTGATGTTGGTTGGCATCATAATTTTTTTAGGGAAATATTGCATAATGGTGTTTTATTTGCCGTTACaggatttttttccatttacctatagatcataaaacattttttaaatacattttataatgatAGATCTGAACTTGGTCTATTAAAATTTTagcgttggaaaaaaaaagaaatctgacTTGCTTTAACACTTAaagactgagacccttttgggtacCTGGGACCTTTAACATTCGCCAAAATTGAGGGGAGACCTACtggttacagtatatatattgtattaaaaaggaaaaataacaaaaattgccCTCAGCCCTCAGTGGTAAAAatgtggacacccctggtattCGTATACGCAAGAAGAACCTCTGTCAGTACATTGTCTATGTTGAAGTCATCTCATGTGACATACAATTTCCACTCATGGTCTTGTTCATGCGTCACTGTACTCTGGTGTGCCTCAGGGATCTGTTCTTGGACCAGTACGGTTTTCTTTATATTTGTTGCCCATAATTCAGTTATTGTCAAGCATAACTTTATCATTTTGATGCCGACCATCTATAACTTTTACAGTTTTTTTCTGAACTCTCCCAACTGCATTTTAATCGCATTGCATTGTGTTTGTATCAAACATTCTCTCTAATGCAGATCGAGGCTCTCAAACCAGTGGTAAATAATCTGGGTGTTAATCTAGACAACAATTTCCATTTTGCCAAACAAATGCACTCCGTTGTAGACTTTTCCGGCTGAGCCTTGTGGCTGAAGTCAAGAGCTTTGTTAGCAAGCCAGATCTTGAAATGATTATCCATGCTTTTATCGGTTCTTGACTTGACTACTGTATCGCCCTGTGGGTTGACATCGACCAATTCTTTATCATTCGTCTCCAACTGGTACGACTTGCTGCAACGCAACTCTTGACCCTAGGCGACAGAACCCCATCACTCCAGTTCTGCACTCTATGCTCTGGTTTCTCGTCCGTTGATTTTAAAACTTTTAAGGTTAGTTTTTAAGGCAGTTCATGGTACTGCTCCATTTAATTTTTGTGAGCTCTTAAACATCCATCACTAAAATCGAACTATAGGGGCTGCCAACCAACGGCTGTCTGAGTTTCCTCGGTCCAGATACAAACAGAGCAGCGATTAGTCTTTCTCGGTAACTAGTCCCAAACTTTGGAACACTTTATTACAGACCATCACAGATTTGCATTTGTTTTGAACTAAACTTAATACCTATTTATTCCGAGTTTTATTATGTGCTTTGGTTTATCTTGTACTGATGTCCAGCTCTTCAGTTCAGCTGTAGCTGATGTCTACAAATAAAGTTTGATAGTTCTAAGCAATGGAACCTGGAAAATAGTGTCTGCTGGAATAAGCTCCACCCACCCAGAGGTTGTGTTTCtatgattttgactttttaaatccTTCTAGATCACAATGGCCGCTTATTGTCACTTCCTGTTGGCGTTGGTCTTTCGCCCTGTTGTCATGGCAATGCCCGAAGCCATCTCGCCAGACAACTGGGAGCCGCCCTTCGAAACCCCTCCCTTACCAATGCCTGTTGACGGAcgcttttattctgaaaacatgaCGGGACCAGAGGGGGGCTCATCCAAAGCATACTGTCAGATGCTGCTGCAGTCAGAGGTGCCGCCCGACCAAATGCCCTGGTTTTGTCTGTGCACAGACTGCAAGAGTAACACCGGCGCTAAGAGAGACCATGGAGATCGGGGGCTGCCAGGTGAGCTGCACGTCACAAAGAAACAAAGAGTACTAAGTTCAAGTCAATCTGACATCTTATGCCTGACTCGGCAGGCAGGCCAGGTAGTCCCGGAAGACGCGGGGTGACTGGCTTCCGAGGTCCTCCAGGTTTTGTGGGCAGACCAGGAATAAAAGGTAACTTATGCGCCGACACCACTTGTTGTTGATGTTTATGTTGCTTGAACATGAACatgtttggggacggcgtggcgcagttgggagagtggccgtgccagcaacctgagggttcctggttcgatccccactttctaccaacttcgtcacatccgttgtgttcttgagcaagacactttacctttgctcctgatgggtcggggtaagcgccttgcatggcagctcctgccatcagtgtgtgaataggtgaatgtggaaatagtgtcaaagcgcttagacTTGAAGGTAGAAGAGTGCtgcacaagtataacccatttaccatttgactTTGTCACTGTTACGGAATTCCAGGACAGAAAGGAGACGATGGAGACAAGGGAAGTCAGGGGCCTCAGGGATTTGTGGGACCCAAAGGAAACAGAGGGTTTAAAGGTAGGAGGATCAACTTTTAGTTGGACCCCGTTTAAGTTTATCAAGCTGTCTGGTCCTGACTGGGTTTTGTGATTCTGCAGGTGAGAAAGGAGAGAGGGGTTTGGAGGGTCTCCCAGGTGAGCCAGGTCCTAAAGGAGATGACGGTGTCTGTCCCAAAGCCTGTGATGCCGTCCAGGGGCTTGAAGGACAGCCTGGTCTGCCAGGGCCCGCAGGACCTAGAGGTCTGCCTGGCGCGCCGGGGGAGCCAGGATCCAAAGGGCTGAAGGGTGACATGGGTgatattggtcattatggtgccCCTGGGTCTGACGGTGTCAAAGGAGAGCCCGGCCTCCAAGGCGAGTGCAATTGTACAGATGGACTAGATGGTGCTCCAGGGCAGAAAGGGTCCAAGGGAAATCAGGGAGACCAGGGTCAGATGGGGCCTCCAGG
This window harbors:
- the LOC133537016 gene encoding inner ear-specific collagen; translated protein: MAAYCHFLLALVFRPVVMAMPEAISPDNWEPPFETPPLPMPVDGRFYSENMTGPEGGSSKAYCQMLLQSEVPPDQMPWFCLCTDCKSNTGAKRDHGDRGLPGRPGSPGRRGVTGFRGPPGFVGRPGIKGQKGDDGDKGSQGPQGFVGPKGNRGFKGEKGERGLEGLPGEPGPKGDDGVCPKACDAVQGLEGQPGLPGPAGPRGLPGAPGEPGSKGLKGDMGDIGHYGAPGSDGVKGEPGLQGECNCTDGLDGAPGQKGSKGNQGDQGQMGPPGEKGLQGHKGDMGDMDYMGPPGPCMPSIQSAFSAQLMTSYPSPDAPVVFGFVVSNVQGSYDPTSGFYTAPINGTYVFNYHLTVHEKVLKVGLFHNFEPIVKTTEPNVFGTTSHSVVLHLARGDKVWIQVKDNLSNGMYAGGEAASTFSGFLLHPDSCDMSFLRSPLPEPTLPETGFSWGGALRSNMTNSSTPTTTTGSS